The Osmerus eperlanus chromosome 25, fOsmEpe2.1, whole genome shotgun sequence genome contains a region encoding:
- the LOC134012277 gene encoding hamartin-like isoform X2, which translates to MAKEQPNVSELLPLLESSDLQELEHVKAAINDDLSSDRGSMLLNGLVDYYMETNSTQAILLLCSVREPHDKHLFDKLNESLARPPCRLATLTLLGHVIRRQPSWIHKITRFPLLASVLKCLKTDCDVMVLITGVLVLITLLPMIPQAGRQHIYDFFDIFGRLASWSLKNPGHVHGVFLIHLHASVYSLFHRLYGMYPCNFISYLRSHYSMKENLGTFEEVVKPMLEHVRVHPELVTGTQDLELDPSRWKRFEIHDIMIQCAKVSLDPKEASCEEGYSSVPDPLPLHPPSRLHDSTVSPHPDHHHSYGRSTSTPLPVGQPALSLSLPQLVSPRVSLSSLQTPCLQISNCDLSESKPMWSPSSECHMSTPPTSRRISPANVSDPWQSPQGPASIAPAGPGAKCPPPAAVHAPPPHAPALFEEHIRTPSANSTSQKRQPIGELERGVSQPIREGDGSKPEVIDNGAGGEKASVSLTELADFVQKHNVDLLHGPSPETEDGEDSITEEILKLTASQTGPDGSFYSSSEYHSLSSLQASDQSLNKGSPAPAPDGLEGSSVLASQPLAWCLPPGFTPIASHVRGGRLEQVEGAGRPGRGHLSSTPPGDAAPPYEALFGLALPRAACLFLSRKAWEVSRREAGGEGGGEGEEEGTAWSPLEALDRLIQQGNDAHSQLMKRPQVPFKSEDWTHFGGKQQGMKAKGSGPMDEVQALRSQLVLMHNQLQFERYKREQHAIRNRRLLRRIINATALEEQNHSMKAQLKMQELEEQALQASLQQEQQRSRQLRLDTLAETSQLHGRIALLQEQHHDYLTKTQRLQSELEECQGRMAELESELQKASYEAYNAEHQLTQLSLKLSDSEELQEHMFLLNRQLLLLGETNKLCMEEAQRVGPKSDKELLMLQWSLRKEAECLRQGEAQQSRRLEAAQQRLADTEAQLAKKEHLILEQKKFLEDIKAKARGQLQASESRYVALRCVTQALQTEMLQLYGQLDLQTQASNSLLEPADSQASSPSRPNGSSSGVPVSQGSLKSVGQATAPGIPPSSSATVPTPGGHPSSASTNGSLEELPLVNEASPLHHLLASSPITPSPASAPMDVGSYPSAKSFLGMHARGLFQSKSDSQEGEGEPEAQLGSLSLEEAAEEEEGGSQPPDQGLIQPSSLQLGAPAPPPQGPGQPAPSQVPALPGRLAPAGPHPRRPNLSIMDYNETQHS; encoded by the exons ATGGCTAAAGAGCAGCCGAACGTGTCCGAGCTCCTCCCGCTGCTTGAGTCGTCAGACTTGCAGGAGCTGGAACACGTCAAAGCTGCCATCAACGACGACCTCAGTTCAG ACCGAGGGAGCATGCTGCTGAATGGCCTGGTGGACTACTACATGGAGACCAACTCCACTCAGGCCATCCTCCTGCTCTGTTCTGTCAGGGAGCCGCACGACAAG CACCTGTTTGATAAGCTCAACGAAAGCCTGGCGAGACCGCCTTGTCGCCTGGCCACCCTCACCCTGCTGGGGCACGTCATCCGCAGGCAGCCGTCTTGGATCCACAAGATCACTCGCTTCCCCCTCCTGGCCTCTGTACTCAAATGCCTTAAG ACAGATTGTGACGTGATGGTGTTGATAACGGGAGTGCTAGTGCTGATCACTCTACTGCCCATGATTCCTCAAGCGGGACGCCAGCACATCTACGACTTCTTTGACATCTTTGGCCGTCTCGCTTCCTGGAGCCTAAAAAACCCAG GCCACGTCCACGGCGTGTTCCTGATCCACCTCCACGCCAGCGTGTACTCCCTGTTCCACCGTCTCTACGGCATGTACCCCTGCAACTTCATCTCCTACCTGCGGTCCCACTACAGCATGAAGGAGAACCTGGGCACCTTCGAGGAAGTGGTCAAG CCCATGTTGGAGCATGTGCGGGTGCACCCAGAGCTGGTGACAGGAACCCAGGACCTTGAACTGGACCCCTCCAG GTGGAAGAGGTTTGAGATTCACGACATCATGATCCAGTGTGCCAAAGTGTCTCTGGACCCGAAGGAGGCGTCGTGCGAGGAGGGCTACTCCAGCGTGCCcgacccccttcccctccaccctccgtcCAGGCTCCACGACAGCACAGTCAGCCCCCACCCAGATCACCACCACAGCTACG GACGttctacctccacccctctccccgtgggccagcctgctctctccctgtctctacccCAGCTGGTCTCCCCCCGggtgtctctctccagccttcAGACCCCCTGCCTGCAG ATTTCCAACTGCGACCTGTCGGAGAGCAAGCCGATGTGGAGCCCCTCCTCCGAGTGTCACATGAGCACGCCCCCCACCTCCCGCAGAATCTCCCCAGCCAACGTGTCGGACCCCTGGCAGAGCCCCCAGGGCCCTGCCAGCATCGCACCAGCTGGACCAG GTGCGAAGTGTCCCCCGCCGGCCGCcgtccacgccccccccccgcacgcCCCCGCGCTGTTTGAGGAGCACATCCGCACGCCATCTGCCAACTCTACCAGCCAG AAGCGGCAACCAATAGGCGAGTTGGAGAGGGGAGTgagtcagccaatcagagagggagatggaagcaAGCCTGAGGTCATCGACAACG GTGCCGGAGGAGAGAAGGCGAGCGTGTCTCTGACGGAGCTGGCAGACTTTGTCCAGAAGCACAACGTGGACCTCCTCCATGGACCCAGCCCAGAGACAGAGGATGGGGAAG ATTCCATCACGGAAGAGATCCTGAAGCTGACGGCCTCCCAAACAGGCCCTGACGGTTCCTTCTACAGCTCCTCAGAGTAccactctctgtcctccctccaagCCTCCGACCAGAGCCTCAACAAGGGCTCCCCGGCCCCCGCGCCTGATGGCCTGGAGGGCTCGTCCGTCCTCGCCAGCCAGCCCCTGGCTTGGTGTCTCCCGCCCGGGTTCACCCCCATCGCCAGCCACGTCCGCGGGGGGCggctggagcaggtggagggggcggggaggcCCGGCCGcggccacctctcctccacgccTCCCGGGGACGCGGCCCCTCCGTACGAGGCTCTGTTTGGCCTGGCCCTGCCCAGGGCCGCCTGTCTCTTCCTGTCCCGCAAGGCCTGGGAGGTGTCCCGGCGCGAggccgggggagaggggggcggggagggggaggaggaggggacggcCTGGTCTCCCCTGGAGGCTCTGGATAGGCTCATCCAGCAGGGGAACGACGCCCACAGTCAACTCATGAAGAG ACCGCAAGTTCCATTCAAGTCGGAGGACTGGACTCACTTTGGAGGTAAACAACAGGGCATGAAGGCCAAAG GCTCCGGTCCCATGGACGAGGTGCAGGCCCTCCGCAGCCAGCTGGTCCTCATGCACAACCAGCTGCAGTTTGAGCGCTACAAGAGGGAGCAGCACGCCATCCGCAACCGCCGCCTGCTGCGGCGCATCATCAACGCCACGGCCCTGGAGGAGCAGAACCACTCCATg AAGGCCCAGCTGAAGatgcaggagctggaggagcaggccctgcaggccagcctgcagcaggagcagcagcgCTCCAGGCAGCTGCGGCTGGACACGCTGGCAGAGACCTCCCAGCTGCACGGCCGCATTGCGCTGCTGCAGGAGCAGCACCACGACTACCTCACCAAGACCCAGAGGCTGCAg AGTGAGCTGGAGGAGTGCCAAGGCAGGATGGCTGAGCTGGAGTCTGAGCTGCAGAAGGCCAGCTACGAGGCCTACAACGCCGAACACCAGCTCACCCAGCTGTCCCTGAAG CTGAGCGACAGCGAGGAGCTGCAGGAGCACATGTTCCTGCTGAACAGGCAGCTGCTGCTTCTGGGCGAAACCAACAAACTCTGCATGGAGGAAGCCCAGAGGGTGGGCCCCAAGTCCGACAAG gAGCTGCTCATGCTGCAGTGGTCCCTGAGGAAGGAGGCCGAGTGTCTCCGTCAGGGCGAGGCCCAGCAGAGCCGGCGTCTGGAAGCCGCCCAGCAGAGGCTCGCCGACACCGAGGCGCAGCTGGCCAAGAAGGAGCACCTCATCCTGGAGCAGAAGAAGTTTCTAGAAGACATCAAAGCCAAGGCCAG gGGCCAGCTGCAGGCGTCGGAGAGCCGCTACGTTGCCCTCCGCTGCGTGACCCAGGCTCTGCAGACGGAGATGCTGCAGCTGTACGGCCAGCTGGACCTGCAGACCCAGGCCTCCAACAGTCTCCTGGAGCCTGCGGACAGCcaggcctccagcccctccag ACCCAACGGCAGCAGCAGCGGAGTCCCGGTGTCTCAGGGCAGtctgaagagcgttggccaggCCACCGCCCCCGGGATCCCCCCGTCGTCCTCCGCCACCGTCCCCACCCCCGGCGGCCACCCGTCCTCCGCCAGCACCAACGGCAGCCTGGAGGAGCTCCCTCTGGTGAACgaggcctcccccctccaccacctcctggcctcctcccccatcacccCGTCTCCGGCCAGCGCTCCCATGGACGTGGGATCCTACCCAAGTGCCAAGTCCTTCCTGGGCATGCACGCCCGAGGGCTGTTCCAGAGCAAGAGCGACAgccaggagggtgagggggagccGGAGGCCCAGCTCGGGAGCTTGTCTCTggaggaggcggcggaggaggaggagggtgggagccAGCCTCCAGACCAGGGGCtcatccagccctcctccctccagctcggggctccagcccctcctcctcagggCCCGGGGCAGCCTGCTCCCAGCCAGGTTCCAGCCCTCCCAGGCCGGCTCGCTCCCGCCGGCCCCCACCCGAGGAGACCCAACCTCAGCATCATGGACTACAATGAGACCCAGCACAgctag
- the LOC134012277 gene encoding hamartin-like isoform X3 — protein sequence MAKEQPNVSELLPLLESSDLQELEHVKAAINDDLSSDRGSMLLNGLVDYYMETNSTQAILLLCSVREPHDKHLFDKLNESLARPPCRLATLTLLGHVIRRQPSWIHKITRFPLLASVLKCLKTDCDVMVLITGVLVLITLLPMIPQAGRQHIYDFFDIFGRLASWSLKNPGHVHGVFLIHLHASVYSLFHRLYGMYPCNFISYLRSHYSMKENLGTFEEVVKPMLEHVRVHPELVTGTQDLELDPSRWKRFEIHDIMIQCAKVSLDPKEASCEEGYSSVPDPLPLHPPSRLHDSTVSPHPDHHHSYGRSTSTPLPVGQPALSLSLPQLVSPRVSLSSLQTPCLQISNCDLSESKPMWSPSSECHMSTPPTSRRISPANVSDPWQSPQGPASIAPAGPGAKCPPPAAVHAPPPHAPALFEEHIRTPSANSTSQKRQPIGELERGVSQPIREGDGSKPEVIDNGTKGAGGEKASVSLTELADFVQKHNVDLLHGPSPETEDGEDSITEEILKLTASQTGPDGSFYSSSEYHSLSSLQASDQSLNKGSPAPAPDGLEGSSVLASQPLAWCLPPGFTPIASHVRGGRLEQVEGAGRPGRGHLSSTPPGDAAPPYEALFGLALPRAACLFLSRKAWEVSRREAGGEGGGEGEEEGTAWSPLEALDRLIQQGNDAHSQLMKRPQVPFKSEDWTHFGGSGPMDEVQALRSQLVLMHNQLQFERYKREQHAIRNRRLLRRIINATALEEQNHSMKAQLKMQELEEQALQASLQQEQQRSRQLRLDTLAETSQLHGRIALLQEQHHDYLTKTQRLQSELEECQGRMAELESELQKASYEAYNAEHQLTQLSLKLSDSEELQEHMFLLNRQLLLLGETNKLCMEEAQRVGPKSDKELLMLQWSLRKEAECLRQGEAQQSRRLEAAQQRLADTEAQLAKKEHLILEQKKFLEDIKAKARGQLQASESRYVALRCVTQALQTEMLQLYGQLDLQTQASNSLLEPADSQASSPSRPNGSSSGVPVSQGSLKSVGQATAPGIPPSSSATVPTPGGHPSSASTNGSLEELPLVNEASPLHHLLASSPITPSPASAPMDVGSYPSAKSFLGMHARGLFQSKSDSQEGEGEPEAQLGSLSLEEAAEEEEGGSQPPDQGLIQPSSLQLGAPAPPPQGPGQPAPSQVPALPGRLAPAGPHPRRPNLSIMDYNETQHS from the exons ATGGCTAAAGAGCAGCCGAACGTGTCCGAGCTCCTCCCGCTGCTTGAGTCGTCAGACTTGCAGGAGCTGGAACACGTCAAAGCTGCCATCAACGACGACCTCAGTTCAG ACCGAGGGAGCATGCTGCTGAATGGCCTGGTGGACTACTACATGGAGACCAACTCCACTCAGGCCATCCTCCTGCTCTGTTCTGTCAGGGAGCCGCACGACAAG CACCTGTTTGATAAGCTCAACGAAAGCCTGGCGAGACCGCCTTGTCGCCTGGCCACCCTCACCCTGCTGGGGCACGTCATCCGCAGGCAGCCGTCTTGGATCCACAAGATCACTCGCTTCCCCCTCCTGGCCTCTGTACTCAAATGCCTTAAG ACAGATTGTGACGTGATGGTGTTGATAACGGGAGTGCTAGTGCTGATCACTCTACTGCCCATGATTCCTCAAGCGGGACGCCAGCACATCTACGACTTCTTTGACATCTTTGGCCGTCTCGCTTCCTGGAGCCTAAAAAACCCAG GCCACGTCCACGGCGTGTTCCTGATCCACCTCCACGCCAGCGTGTACTCCCTGTTCCACCGTCTCTACGGCATGTACCCCTGCAACTTCATCTCCTACCTGCGGTCCCACTACAGCATGAAGGAGAACCTGGGCACCTTCGAGGAAGTGGTCAAG CCCATGTTGGAGCATGTGCGGGTGCACCCAGAGCTGGTGACAGGAACCCAGGACCTTGAACTGGACCCCTCCAG GTGGAAGAGGTTTGAGATTCACGACATCATGATCCAGTGTGCCAAAGTGTCTCTGGACCCGAAGGAGGCGTCGTGCGAGGAGGGCTACTCCAGCGTGCCcgacccccttcccctccaccctccgtcCAGGCTCCACGACAGCACAGTCAGCCCCCACCCAGATCACCACCACAGCTACG GACGttctacctccacccctctccccgtgggccagcctgctctctccctgtctctacccCAGCTGGTCTCCCCCCGggtgtctctctccagccttcAGACCCCCTGCCTGCAG ATTTCCAACTGCGACCTGTCGGAGAGCAAGCCGATGTGGAGCCCCTCCTCCGAGTGTCACATGAGCACGCCCCCCACCTCCCGCAGAATCTCCCCAGCCAACGTGTCGGACCCCTGGCAGAGCCCCCAGGGCCCTGCCAGCATCGCACCAGCTGGACCAG GTGCGAAGTGTCCCCCGCCGGCCGCcgtccacgccccccccccgcacgcCCCCGCGCTGTTTGAGGAGCACATCCGCACGCCATCTGCCAACTCTACCAGCCAG AAGCGGCAACCAATAGGCGAGTTGGAGAGGGGAGTgagtcagccaatcagagagggagatggaagcaAGCCTGAGGTCATCGACAACGGTACTAAAG GTGCCGGAGGAGAGAAGGCGAGCGTGTCTCTGACGGAGCTGGCAGACTTTGTCCAGAAGCACAACGTGGACCTCCTCCATGGACCCAGCCCAGAGACAGAGGATGGGGAAG ATTCCATCACGGAAGAGATCCTGAAGCTGACGGCCTCCCAAACAGGCCCTGACGGTTCCTTCTACAGCTCCTCAGAGTAccactctctgtcctccctccaagCCTCCGACCAGAGCCTCAACAAGGGCTCCCCGGCCCCCGCGCCTGATGGCCTGGAGGGCTCGTCCGTCCTCGCCAGCCAGCCCCTGGCTTGGTGTCTCCCGCCCGGGTTCACCCCCATCGCCAGCCACGTCCGCGGGGGGCggctggagcaggtggagggggcggggaggcCCGGCCGcggccacctctcctccacgccTCCCGGGGACGCGGCCCCTCCGTACGAGGCTCTGTTTGGCCTGGCCCTGCCCAGGGCCGCCTGTCTCTTCCTGTCCCGCAAGGCCTGGGAGGTGTCCCGGCGCGAggccgggggagaggggggcggggagggggaggaggaggggacggcCTGGTCTCCCCTGGAGGCTCTGGATAGGCTCATCCAGCAGGGGAACGACGCCCACAGTCAACTCATGAAGAG ACCGCAAGTTCCATTCAAGTCGGAGGACTGGACTCACTTTGGAG GCTCCGGTCCCATGGACGAGGTGCAGGCCCTCCGCAGCCAGCTGGTCCTCATGCACAACCAGCTGCAGTTTGAGCGCTACAAGAGGGAGCAGCACGCCATCCGCAACCGCCGCCTGCTGCGGCGCATCATCAACGCCACGGCCCTGGAGGAGCAGAACCACTCCATg AAGGCCCAGCTGAAGatgcaggagctggaggagcaggccctgcaggccagcctgcagcaggagcagcagcgCTCCAGGCAGCTGCGGCTGGACACGCTGGCAGAGACCTCCCAGCTGCACGGCCGCATTGCGCTGCTGCAGGAGCAGCACCACGACTACCTCACCAAGACCCAGAGGCTGCAg AGTGAGCTGGAGGAGTGCCAAGGCAGGATGGCTGAGCTGGAGTCTGAGCTGCAGAAGGCCAGCTACGAGGCCTACAACGCCGAACACCAGCTCACCCAGCTGTCCCTGAAG CTGAGCGACAGCGAGGAGCTGCAGGAGCACATGTTCCTGCTGAACAGGCAGCTGCTGCTTCTGGGCGAAACCAACAAACTCTGCATGGAGGAAGCCCAGAGGGTGGGCCCCAAGTCCGACAAG gAGCTGCTCATGCTGCAGTGGTCCCTGAGGAAGGAGGCCGAGTGTCTCCGTCAGGGCGAGGCCCAGCAGAGCCGGCGTCTGGAAGCCGCCCAGCAGAGGCTCGCCGACACCGAGGCGCAGCTGGCCAAGAAGGAGCACCTCATCCTGGAGCAGAAGAAGTTTCTAGAAGACATCAAAGCCAAGGCCAG gGGCCAGCTGCAGGCGTCGGAGAGCCGCTACGTTGCCCTCCGCTGCGTGACCCAGGCTCTGCAGACGGAGATGCTGCAGCTGTACGGCCAGCTGGACCTGCAGACCCAGGCCTCCAACAGTCTCCTGGAGCCTGCGGACAGCcaggcctccagcccctccag ACCCAACGGCAGCAGCAGCGGAGTCCCGGTGTCTCAGGGCAGtctgaagagcgttggccaggCCACCGCCCCCGGGATCCCCCCGTCGTCCTCCGCCACCGTCCCCACCCCCGGCGGCCACCCGTCCTCCGCCAGCACCAACGGCAGCCTGGAGGAGCTCCCTCTGGTGAACgaggcctcccccctccaccacctcctggcctcctcccccatcacccCGTCTCCGGCCAGCGCTCCCATGGACGTGGGATCCTACCCAAGTGCCAAGTCCTTCCTGGGCATGCACGCCCGAGGGCTGTTCCAGAGCAAGAGCGACAgccaggagggtgagggggagccGGAGGCCCAGCTCGGGAGCTTGTCTCTggaggaggcggcggaggaggaggagggtgggagccAGCCTCCAGACCAGGGGCtcatccagccctcctccctccagctcggggctccagcccctcctcctcagggCCCGGGGCAGCCTGCTCCCAGCCAGGTTCCAGCCCTCCCAGGCCGGCTCGCTCCCGCCGGCCCCCACCCGAGGAGACCCAACCTCAGCATCATGGACTACAATGAGACCCAGCACAgctag
- the LOC134012277 gene encoding hamartin-like isoform X1 — protein MAKEQPNVSELLPLLESSDLQELEHVKAAINDDLSSDRGSMLLNGLVDYYMETNSTQAILLLCSVREPHDKHLFDKLNESLARPPCRLATLTLLGHVIRRQPSWIHKITRFPLLASVLKCLKTDCDVMVLITGVLVLITLLPMIPQAGRQHIYDFFDIFGRLASWSLKNPGHVHGVFLIHLHASVYSLFHRLYGMYPCNFISYLRSHYSMKENLGTFEEVVKPMLEHVRVHPELVTGTQDLELDPSRWKRFEIHDIMIQCAKVSLDPKEASCEEGYSSVPDPLPLHPPSRLHDSTVSPHPDHHHSYGRSTSTPLPVGQPALSLSLPQLVSPRVSLSSLQTPCLQISNCDLSESKPMWSPSSECHMSTPPTSRRISPANVSDPWQSPQGPASIAPAGPGAKCPPPAAVHAPPPHAPALFEEHIRTPSANSTSQKRQPIGELERGVSQPIREGDGSKPEVIDNGTKGAGGEKASVSLTELADFVQKHNVDLLHGPSPETEDGEDSITEEILKLTASQTGPDGSFYSSSEYHSLSSLQASDQSLNKGSPAPAPDGLEGSSVLASQPLAWCLPPGFTPIASHVRGGRLEQVEGAGRPGRGHLSSTPPGDAAPPYEALFGLALPRAACLFLSRKAWEVSRREAGGEGGGEGEEEGTAWSPLEALDRLIQQGNDAHSQLMKRPQVPFKSEDWTHFGGKQQGMKAKGSGPMDEVQALRSQLVLMHNQLQFERYKREQHAIRNRRLLRRIINATALEEQNHSMKAQLKMQELEEQALQASLQQEQQRSRQLRLDTLAETSQLHGRIALLQEQHHDYLTKTQRLQSELEECQGRMAELESELQKASYEAYNAEHQLTQLSLKLSDSEELQEHMFLLNRQLLLLGETNKLCMEEAQRVGPKSDKELLMLQWSLRKEAECLRQGEAQQSRRLEAAQQRLADTEAQLAKKEHLILEQKKFLEDIKAKARGQLQASESRYVALRCVTQALQTEMLQLYGQLDLQTQASNSLLEPADSQASSPSRPNGSSSGVPVSQGSLKSVGQATAPGIPPSSSATVPTPGGHPSSASTNGSLEELPLVNEASPLHHLLASSPITPSPASAPMDVGSYPSAKSFLGMHARGLFQSKSDSQEGEGEPEAQLGSLSLEEAAEEEEGGSQPPDQGLIQPSSLQLGAPAPPPQGPGQPAPSQVPALPGRLAPAGPHPRRPNLSIMDYNETQHS, from the exons ATGGCTAAAGAGCAGCCGAACGTGTCCGAGCTCCTCCCGCTGCTTGAGTCGTCAGACTTGCAGGAGCTGGAACACGTCAAAGCTGCCATCAACGACGACCTCAGTTCAG ACCGAGGGAGCATGCTGCTGAATGGCCTGGTGGACTACTACATGGAGACCAACTCCACTCAGGCCATCCTCCTGCTCTGTTCTGTCAGGGAGCCGCACGACAAG CACCTGTTTGATAAGCTCAACGAAAGCCTGGCGAGACCGCCTTGTCGCCTGGCCACCCTCACCCTGCTGGGGCACGTCATCCGCAGGCAGCCGTCTTGGATCCACAAGATCACTCGCTTCCCCCTCCTGGCCTCTGTACTCAAATGCCTTAAG ACAGATTGTGACGTGATGGTGTTGATAACGGGAGTGCTAGTGCTGATCACTCTACTGCCCATGATTCCTCAAGCGGGACGCCAGCACATCTACGACTTCTTTGACATCTTTGGCCGTCTCGCTTCCTGGAGCCTAAAAAACCCAG GCCACGTCCACGGCGTGTTCCTGATCCACCTCCACGCCAGCGTGTACTCCCTGTTCCACCGTCTCTACGGCATGTACCCCTGCAACTTCATCTCCTACCTGCGGTCCCACTACAGCATGAAGGAGAACCTGGGCACCTTCGAGGAAGTGGTCAAG CCCATGTTGGAGCATGTGCGGGTGCACCCAGAGCTGGTGACAGGAACCCAGGACCTTGAACTGGACCCCTCCAG GTGGAAGAGGTTTGAGATTCACGACATCATGATCCAGTGTGCCAAAGTGTCTCTGGACCCGAAGGAGGCGTCGTGCGAGGAGGGCTACTCCAGCGTGCCcgacccccttcccctccaccctccgtcCAGGCTCCACGACAGCACAGTCAGCCCCCACCCAGATCACCACCACAGCTACG GACGttctacctccacccctctccccgtgggccagcctgctctctccctgtctctacccCAGCTGGTCTCCCCCCGggtgtctctctccagccttcAGACCCCCTGCCTGCAG ATTTCCAACTGCGACCTGTCGGAGAGCAAGCCGATGTGGAGCCCCTCCTCCGAGTGTCACATGAGCACGCCCCCCACCTCCCGCAGAATCTCCCCAGCCAACGTGTCGGACCCCTGGCAGAGCCCCCAGGGCCCTGCCAGCATCGCACCAGCTGGACCAG GTGCGAAGTGTCCCCCGCCGGCCGCcgtccacgccccccccccgcacgcCCCCGCGCTGTTTGAGGAGCACATCCGCACGCCATCTGCCAACTCTACCAGCCAG AAGCGGCAACCAATAGGCGAGTTGGAGAGGGGAGTgagtcagccaatcagagagggagatggaagcaAGCCTGAGGTCATCGACAACGGTACTAAAG GTGCCGGAGGAGAGAAGGCGAGCGTGTCTCTGACGGAGCTGGCAGACTTTGTCCAGAAGCACAACGTGGACCTCCTCCATGGACCCAGCCCAGAGACAGAGGATGGGGAAG ATTCCATCACGGAAGAGATCCTGAAGCTGACGGCCTCCCAAACAGGCCCTGACGGTTCCTTCTACAGCTCCTCAGAGTAccactctctgtcctccctccaagCCTCCGACCAGAGCCTCAACAAGGGCTCCCCGGCCCCCGCGCCTGATGGCCTGGAGGGCTCGTCCGTCCTCGCCAGCCAGCCCCTGGCTTGGTGTCTCCCGCCCGGGTTCACCCCCATCGCCAGCCACGTCCGCGGGGGGCggctggagcaggtggagggggcggggaggcCCGGCCGcggccacctctcctccacgccTCCCGGGGACGCGGCCCCTCCGTACGAGGCTCTGTTTGGCCTGGCCCTGCCCAGGGCCGCCTGTCTCTTCCTGTCCCGCAAGGCCTGGGAGGTGTCCCGGCGCGAggccgggggagaggggggcggggagggggaggaggaggggacggcCTGGTCTCCCCTGGAGGCTCTGGATAGGCTCATCCAGCAGGGGAACGACGCCCACAGTCAACTCATGAAGAG ACCGCAAGTTCCATTCAAGTCGGAGGACTGGACTCACTTTGGAGGTAAACAACAGGGCATGAAGGCCAAAG GCTCCGGTCCCATGGACGAGGTGCAGGCCCTCCGCAGCCAGCTGGTCCTCATGCACAACCAGCTGCAGTTTGAGCGCTACAAGAGGGAGCAGCACGCCATCCGCAACCGCCGCCTGCTGCGGCGCATCATCAACGCCACGGCCCTGGAGGAGCAGAACCACTCCATg AAGGCCCAGCTGAAGatgcaggagctggaggagcaggccctgcaggccagcctgcagcaggagcagcagcgCTCCAGGCAGCTGCGGCTGGACACGCTGGCAGAGACCTCCCAGCTGCACGGCCGCATTGCGCTGCTGCAGGAGCAGCACCACGACTACCTCACCAAGACCCAGAGGCTGCAg AGTGAGCTGGAGGAGTGCCAAGGCAGGATGGCTGAGCTGGAGTCTGAGCTGCAGAAGGCCAGCTACGAGGCCTACAACGCCGAACACCAGCTCACCCAGCTGTCCCTGAAG CTGAGCGACAGCGAGGAGCTGCAGGAGCACATGTTCCTGCTGAACAGGCAGCTGCTGCTTCTGGGCGAAACCAACAAACTCTGCATGGAGGAAGCCCAGAGGGTGGGCCCCAAGTCCGACAAG gAGCTGCTCATGCTGCAGTGGTCCCTGAGGAAGGAGGCCGAGTGTCTCCGTCAGGGCGAGGCCCAGCAGAGCCGGCGTCTGGAAGCCGCCCAGCAGAGGCTCGCCGACACCGAGGCGCAGCTGGCCAAGAAGGAGCACCTCATCCTGGAGCAGAAGAAGTTTCTAGAAGACATCAAAGCCAAGGCCAG gGGCCAGCTGCAGGCGTCGGAGAGCCGCTACGTTGCCCTCCGCTGCGTGACCCAGGCTCTGCAGACGGAGATGCTGCAGCTGTACGGCCAGCTGGACCTGCAGACCCAGGCCTCCAACAGTCTCCTGGAGCCTGCGGACAGCcaggcctccagcccctccag ACCCAACGGCAGCAGCAGCGGAGTCCCGGTGTCTCAGGGCAGtctgaagagcgttggccaggCCACCGCCCCCGGGATCCCCCCGTCGTCCTCCGCCACCGTCCCCACCCCCGGCGGCCACCCGTCCTCCGCCAGCACCAACGGCAGCCTGGAGGAGCTCCCTCTGGTGAACgaggcctcccccctccaccacctcctggcctcctcccccatcacccCGTCTCCGGCCAGCGCTCCCATGGACGTGGGATCCTACCCAAGTGCCAAGTCCTTCCTGGGCATGCACGCCCGAGGGCTGTTCCAGAGCAAGAGCGACAgccaggagggtgagggggagccGGAGGCCCAGCTCGGGAGCTTGTCTCTggaggaggcggcggaggaggaggagggtgggagccAGCCTCCAGACCAGGGGCtcatccagccctcctccctccagctcggggctccagcccctcctcctcagggCCCGGGGCAGCCTGCTCCCAGCCAGGTTCCAGCCCTCCCAGGCCGGCTCGCTCCCGCCGGCCCCCACCCGAGGAGACCCAACCTCAGCATCATGGACTACAATGAGACCCAGCACAgctag